One Glycine soja cultivar W05 chromosome 7, ASM419377v2, whole genome shotgun sequence genomic window, acaattgatggtgtcattatacctaattaaaactagaattaagacaaatgatcaccaataacaacaattgatggtgtcattatacATAATTAAACTAGCATTAAGACACAAAAACATGTGGAAAAATGCTTAGCTCTTGGTAAGCCAAGAGGCAACCACAAATCTAGAGTTTTCACcttattaaaccttaatttctttaaattaaaacaagctCACAGGTGGTGAAAATCCAAAGAGAATTGGCAGTCACTTTAACACAAGTTTGGACCtttatttcaactaacaaaatgctaataaaacTATTCAACAAAGGTGACACCCTCTACTCTTCTTGGAACATGGTGTAATTCACAATCCGAAGCTTTTCCACTTGTAAATTGGGCCTAAATTCAAATAGCATGgttaacacttgttgaagagcttccttggccttCTTTGTTCTAGCTCTTGAcgtaggtcctccaagtccttcgaAAGATTCCTTGCCCTTAGTCCTTGCCATGTCCTCATCATTTGTACACAAGATTCTCATTTAATCAAAGATCATTTTCATTCTATTACACACTTTCTATCTTCTGCTTCCTTTTCTCTGAGAATCTTCAATCATCATCATGAACAAGTCTGATTTCATTAGAAGGAAATGTTTGAACGGATCCTGTTGCTATATATTGCCAGGGCAAATCAGAAGCACCCAGAAGCAGCAGTATCTTACAGTAAGAGTCAACAAATTAAGGCTCAACTATTGCAGAAGCAACAGGAGCAAGAGCTTCAGAATACAAACCAGAATCAACAAATACAACTCTTATTGCAAAGACATGCTCAGAAGCAACAATGTCTGCGTGGAGCACGACTTATTAGTGGCAGTGCTAGCTGCCCTATTAGCAATGATCCTTTGATGAGGCAGAACGGGGCAACATCTAATGCTAtggcaacaaaaacatatgaagACAGGTTGAAGCTTTCACTTCAGAAAGATGCTTTAGATGATGCAAGCATTAAGCAAAAAGTAGCTGATGATGTTGGTCATCTTCTAAACCCAAACCATGCCTTATTGTTGAAAGCTGCAACAGCAATTGGTAAACAGGCTACATGACAGACATTGCTCAGTGCACCTATCGTTTTACGGGGGAATATTCAACATGTTCAAAATCTGAACCAGAAACTTCTAGGGTCTACACAAGACATAAAGAGTGATATGAATGGAATGATGAGGTCTCAAGCTGTTGTTTCAGAAAGATCCTTTATCGGTTTTCATGGTTCAAATCAAGGTGGTAGCAATTTGGCTCCGAAAGGATGGCCTCTAGCAGGACTGGATGAGCTTCGCTCGGGATTTCTCCAGCCGAATAATGGGATGCACTCTTCGCAATCTTTCAATCAACTTTCTCTACAGCAACAACTCATGCTTCAGGAActacaaaatttgatttttcgtTCTGCTAGTTATTTTGAGAGTtggaatatatttttgattCCAATCAACGATCAAAGGTTAAGAAACAACAATCTTATACCAATTCAAAGGTTCCCTGAAGCATAAGTTGCTGCCGTAGAGAAACTGAAGGAGTTACCTGTTATTATCCTCTTTGTTATTGGCAGATTCGGTGGCGGATAGGTTGTTGTTTTTTGGGAAATTTATGATGTATTAAATGAGGGCAGAGAATTGTATTGTGGGTGGTTAGTTGTTATATATATCCAGGAAAAAATTGTATATACATATTGACCATGGCACACGTGGGGAGATACTTAGTATAGCTATATACAGGTACACTACTTGGTCATGTAATTCGTGCTATTCGGTACTTCTGGTACctgtttataatatattttttcttagctgaccaaaaaaacaataaaaaatcaaaggttCCCTCGAGATAATGCGATTGATCCGATAAAGAGCATGATGTACTGCTTACTAAGTAACTTATAccaatattttataaacaaatggatatttagaggaaaaaacaaacattacatttatgcataaattataaaatttatttacatcaatatcatataaatgtaGTAATGATTATAAAAATCAGGGACTCACATTCACAGGGCAAGTCTTCAGGTCAAGAAATTCAACATCAATAATGAAGCGACCAAGGAATGGAGTATCAATAGGCCATACAAAGTCATCAACTGTTCTAAACACCCTTTCGTGAACTAAACATTACAAGCACATACAGGTGAAGGAACCTGTGTCAGcatttcattgtacaatcttgaAGTTGCTACAGGTAAATGCAACTTTAATCTTCATGGTTGCCAATCTGAGATGCCAATGCATATTTAACGCTATTTCTTGTTGATAAACAGTAGTAAACAGTGTATGTGTACAACGACAGATGTCAAAATCAACACACTAAAACTTCTGGTATAAGGGAAAACCCTCATGATCAAATAAGCAAcaattgagaattaaacttcaagcTTATGTTGCTAACTTGAATTCAGGGGTCAGGATGAAAAAAGGCTTTCTTAATCGCATTTGAGAACAAATTTCAagatttttatgaatttattgaGCATTTTGCACTCAGCATATTGATGTTTATTGAACACTGAAATCACACTTGTTGTTCCAGACACAAAAGTCCCCTTTAGAGAGTATCCTCTTTTGGGGATAAATGTATGTTCATGATCTAATCTATTATGTTATCAATTTtggtaaaaaattattctttattttatttattattttgttaaattgttaatttgattagtccttgattaaaattagaaactTGTTATCATGGTatagattatgataatgagaaataagttttataattttaatctaaattattcTTGAGATAACTTTATGATATAATTAAGACTTgagaattaaatgaaagaagaaaaaaaatttcttaagtcATTCATTGATTAAGTATAATGTGTTaatttattatagtttgataCTAATAGTATACTCTAGAGTTTGACACTAATATAATGcgataaaatattacattattcttctCTTATTCTTAAAGGTAGAAGATGTTACTTCATGCTATCAAGATGTCTACTttgattagtaaattaattacaaTTCATTTAGTATTGAACTTATGGGGTTACACACAAATGAATATTCCAATCTTTTGCAtaagaaagtaatttatttgaaaattaaattaaagaatttaatttaatcaaataaatattttagtgaaatattattatattctttagCACCGACAATATAATTAATCTAAACAAAGAGTATCCTTTTATAAATACAGAAGTTAACCCCAAAGGGTTGGCACAACGGTGTAAGCTCTCGTTGCGTTTACATGAGTGTGAATTATTTAGTGGGAGAACTTGTGTTTGATTCTCACCTTGTGCAAAGTTCTCTTACGAGATTAGTCTTTGGCCCAATGAGTTATGGGACACCTGTGTTCTTTGATCTAGGACAAAAAAATACAGAAGTTGTCCACAAAAGAATAATATTCTATTACTACATATTAGGATTAGTTACTATAATTAGTCGTATAATTATTTGGgaattatctttatcttaaatTAGGAaactttttttaagataaagagATATGAGATATACAAGAGATAgagatatatataattattgtaaatcaAATATctccttttgaaaaaaaaatccaaatctaTATCTCTAATAAATATAAGCATTTGGTTAAGAGAAGTGTATTAGACACAAATTAGAAAAGTTCAGGTTTAGTTTCTAGACCTGAAAAGTAGAAAGAGAATTTGTTCTTTAGAATTCCAACCATCAAAGAGTTGATAATAGAGATTGATTTCAGTATAAATATACATGAAGTCTTCacattattgaattttttttttggttatttcaaGAATATGCATCCGGATACACAATTctaattttctctatttattattgttatagtatattttgaatgcaaaatagattttaattttcCACTAGTATTAACAACACTCCTATTTAACTATCATTCTCCGTCCACAAGGAGAAAATAACTTTAATGTCTAATTATTCAACCTACTATGTGATATATAATCCTAATACATAACTACTATAAGTTATTTTATACACATATCTGTTATCTTGCAGTTTCTATACATAACTGTCACCACTGCCTCTATCCCTCATAATAGTTGACTTTATTtctgtatttataattttagatagaaaaaataaaactataaaaactaaaaaatatgagttagaaatatatttttgttgttatgtTACTTGCAAAAAGACAAAAGAGTATAAAATATGTTATGCTTCAGAAAGAAAGTTCACTCTTAAataattgaacctaaaaatgacCCAGAACAATAAAATGGACTTAATGCTTGATCATACTACCATATTCATACCCATTTTATGCCCCTGCATCCTATTGCTTGCACATCTTCAGATTGCAACAGTGTTATAGCCGGAGTTCTTCAAGAAGACGTCTGTTCATAAACAACAAGATTTCCACGCATAAATGTCATTACCGTATTTTGCTATAACAGAAAATGCAACAGCAACAAAGTATACATTGTAAACTAAATTAAGTAACCTATCAGTATAATGATTGTTAGCAAAATTACCTCAAGTCCTCTTTTTCTTCTGCTTCCAAGTTTGAAGTTCTGAAGACACcttgcttaatttttttggttggaGGAAATGTTTCTTCTTGCTCATTAGACTCAGAGTCCTTGACTTGATTTCTGAAAACATTGGCTTCTACTTCATGAATTTCTCTGCTTCTCTTGAATTTACATTCTCTTTCTTCTAAGGAAAACATCCAACGAAACCCACACTCTTTTATGACCACTGCTTCATTGTTATCTTCAGTTTGAGCAAAGAATTTAAATGTAAGCTTTGGAGGATGAGTGGTGCTCTTGTCATTAATGGCTTTCCTTTCTTTAATTACTTCCATTATCTGCTTACAACATTGTGCATCATACCATAAAAATATGTGATCTGCCATAAATCCAAATTGAGGATCAAGACTAGACAAGATATTTTCTTCTACAAAGAAACTTGGTATTTTGATCCTTTCATCCCAGCTGGTTTCCAAGTAGCATTCACATCCAATACTTCCATAGCATCCGATGTTGCATGATTGGACTTGAGAAACAACCATGTAGAAAATGAAACACAACAAATTAGGGGGAAGCTCAATAGTGACCAAAGATTGTGTAAAGTTGCAATGGAACCAGTCTCGAACTTTTCCACTTCTAGCTGGTAAACAGTAGCAAATCGTACCATTTCTtgctaatttgaaaaaataaaaatcagtgCCCTCATTGTCCGAGGATgcatcttcttcattttctaatACTACTGCAGATAATGATTTTGATCCAAGTTCAATCCTAGCAATGGCATCTTTTAAAATTGCATCATATGAATGTTCATCCAATTTTATACAGTTAGGGACCAGAAAAGTACAGTTGGGTCTTTTGGATGATTCAGCAGATGAACTTAACACTGTCTGAAGAGATTGACAGTTCCAGACATAAAATAACTGAATGGATCGTGGAAGAGCAGGTATATGTCTCAGCATTTCACATTTACCAATTTCAAGAAGTTTGAGCCTTGGAAGATACTTAAAGCTTTCGGGTAAGCTAATGATGGCGCTATAACGAAAGCTTAAGCATTTCAAAGATGATAACAAGGAGATGCTGTCTGGGATTTCACATAAGTTATGACAATCATAAAATGCTAGACGTGTTACTGACTGGAAGCCAGAGCTAGGCATTAACTTTTGTAAGGTGAAGAAAGCGTTACATTCGTGTTTCCTTGAATCAGAAAGTGAAATTTGATCCGTAAAGTTTTCAGGAAGATCCGCAAgaccataattaattaaaaaagaaaacatatggAGATTCCTGATATGCAAAATTGATGGAGGCAGTTCATTCAAACCTGAATGTGCTAAAAACAATACTTGGAGAGATTGTGGCCAAGTGTTGCTGCTAAGGCTCTCAAGCGATGTGCATCcgctcaaatttaaaatttcaagctTCGGGAGGGAGAAAATTGATGGATCAACATGAGGCAAGCTTTCACAATCGCGCATACTTACATATTTAAGATTTGGTGCATGAGACAACCTTGGACACTCCACAAGGTGCTTGGAGCCACAAAGTTCAATTCTCTCTAAATTTGGCAAATTCTGCAAAATCATATAAGGGACCAAACGAGTAAGTACATTTTCCGGGaagtttcattttctaattCATCTTTTATTGAAGAAGACTTCGTTTCTATCAAAaccaaaacataaataaataatcaatatgTGAACCATGCGTACTTGTACTCCTTGCCAAAGTTTTTCCACATTGCTGTATGGCATGGAAAGCTCAACAAGCTTCTCAGGGAAAAATCTTGACGGTAAGGATTCCAATGGATATCCATTCCACCCCAAATATCTCAAGTTTTTAGGTAAGAATTCAAGACCCTTTGGAAGGTACACTGAATTAATTCTCTCAGAGTCTCCATTGTGAGATTTGAAAGTGAGTAATCTCAGGTTTGGCATCTTTCTGAATACTTTGGAGCTTAAATTTATATGTGTAATTTGAGTCATATCTAACCATATTCCTTCAACTGCAGCAGTTCCCTGACaaataataattagaattaATGTTTACATCTTTTGTAATAATTTGCATTTTTTATACCAAGAGTTTAGGAATGCAAGTCAAAGTATCATTAACATACTCTATTATTTGTCAATACATCATAGATTTCCACAGGATCCCACAATCTACTGCGTTGCCCTGGAAATTTAACAGATTCTTCACGAACAACTTCTCTACCCATTTCTTGTATCAGATCGTGCATATCTATGCAATTGCTATATGTAGTAGTGATAAGAGCTTTGTCTAAAAGACTTCTTATCCCTATATCAGCAGAAAAATCGcagtcatttaatatttttgttacatgGTCTCTGCTTTGTCCTTTAAGAAAACAAGCTATGTctagaaaaatgtttttctcaTCATCATCTAATCCTGCATAACTCAATCTCAACACAGCCTGAATTTTCACATTGGGacttttctttaatttactCAGTGCACTATGCCATTCATTTTCACTTCTGGAACGAAGAAATGATCCCAAAACTTTCAAAGCTAAAGGGATTCCTTTGGCGTAATCCATTGCTCTTTTTGATAACTCCTCATATCCCTTTTCAGGATAGGTTTTGCCAAAGGCGTTTAGGCTGAAAAGTTCAAGGGAGTTTTGAAAGTTCATTTTCTTGACTTCATGAATTTTGTCAACAACTTCACGTATAAGTACATGCTTATCTCTGGTTGTCACAATGATTCTGCTACCAGATCCTAGCCATTCACGACCAACTCCGACCAATTTTTCAAGAAGTTCGGAAGTGTTCACATCATCTAGCACGATAAAAACTTTCTTGCGCTTGAGTTTTCTTGTAACAATAGAAGGTATCACTTTAAGAGTGTCAATATGAAGATCTTCCCTTAGTAACTGAGAAAGAAGTTTGTTGCATACATAGTTTAGGTCATGCCTTTTCGATTCCTCAGCCACATTTTCTAAGAAGCAAGTGCCTTCATAATGAGAAGAAACCTTATGAAAAATAGCAGCAGCAAGAGTTGTTTTACCAATACCTCCCATGCCCCAAATTCCAATGATTCTAACTTCCTTTGAATTAATATTCAGAAAAGATTCAATGTTTGTATAGTTCTCGTTAGATATGAAAGGGCCTCTAAAGTCATTTGGGTACTTGTGATCTAGTTTTTGCAAAACAACTTTGATAATGTCTTCAATCAAGTCAGGTTCAGTCCTATACATACaaagattaaataaaagaagaaaattacaaaCATTAGCCTTTATTTAGAGAAAAAGAGTATGCAATGTCaatgtaaaacaattttatactaTCATCTAATCACAGACAAACATATATGAcaagtttgttgacttttacaataattactttaaaagtcaATTGGATGAcacagtaaaattattttacactattaatacATGATCTATaaactcatttatttataaaataaaatatacatgaaACCACACCTGTATGTGTTAGAATGGAAGCCAGATAAATTGGCTGCTTCACTGAGAGCGTCCTTCCACTTTTGCATCTTCTCTTCACTCACCTTTCCATCCTTCTTGTGTTTTGCAAATGCCACGTGATAGTTCTCGCTCTGTTTGCGTACCTGAGACGGGTCTATTTTGTAGAACACGGGAATAACATGAAcgttttcttcttgtttcttgCATTGCATTAGTTGGAGGAGTTCATTCAAGCACCAGCTAGAAGATGCGTAGTTCTCGGAGAAGATAACCAAGAAGAGAGTGGAGTCTTTGATGGCTCTCTCGATTTCTAGCCAAATCTTAGCTCCTTTCTCGATCCTGTAGTCTATGTATGTATCGACGTTGTTTCTGCGCAGAGCA contains:
- the LOC114418850 gene encoding TMV resistance protein N-like isoform X2, with translation MASTCSYVVGCASSSSLSVTKKYDAFITFRGDDTRSDFASHLHAALRRNNVDTYIDYRIEKGAKIWLEIERAIKDSTLFLVIFSENYASSSWCLNELLQLMQCKKQEENVHVIPVFYKIDPSQVRKQSENYHVAFAKHKKDGKVSEEKMQKWKDALSEAANLSGFHSNTYRTEPDLIEDIIKVVLQKLDHKYPNDFRGPFISNENYTNIESFLNINSKEVRIIGIWGMGGIGKTTLAAAIFHKVSSHYEGTCFLENVAEESKRHDLNYVCNKLLSQLLREDLHIDTLKVIPSIVTRKLKRKKVFIVLDDVNTSELLEKLVGVGREWLGSGSRIIVTTRDKHVLIREVVDKIHEVKKMNFQNSLELFSLNAFGKTYPEKGYEELSKRAMDYAKGIPLALKVLGSFLRSRSENEWHSALSKLKKSPNVKIQAVLRLSYAGLDDDEKNIFLDIACFLKGQSRDHVTKILNDCDFSADIGIRSLLDKALITTTYSNCIDMHDLIQEMGREVVREESVKFPGQRSRLWDPVEIYDVLTNNRGTAAVEGIWLDMTQITHINLSSKVFRKMPNLRLLTFKSHNGDSERINSVYLPKGLEFLPKNLRYLGWNGYPLESLPSRFFPEKLVELSMPYSNVEKLWQGVQNLPNLERIELCGSKHLVECPRLSHAPNLKYVSMRDCESLPHVDPSIFSLPKLEILNLSGCTSLESLSSNTWPQSLQVLFLAHSVQSCNIGCYGSIGCECYLETSWDERIKIPSFFVEENILSSLDPQFGFMADHIFLWYDAQCCKQIMEVIKERKAINDKSTTHPPKLTFKFFAQTEDNNEAVVIKECGFRWMFSLEERECKFKRSREIHEVEANVFRNQVKDSESNEQEETFPPTKKIKQGVFRTSNLEAEEKEDLRRLLEELRL
- the LOC114418850 gene encoding TMV resistance protein N-like isoform X1 produces the protein MASTCSYVVGCASSSSLSVTKKYDAFITFRGDDTRSDFASHLHAALRRNNVDTYIDYRIEKGAKIWLEIERAIKDSTLFLVIFSENYASSSWCLNELLQLMQCKKQEENVHVIPVFYKIDPSQVRKQSENYHVAFAKHKKDGKVSEEKMQKWKDALSEAANLSGFHSNTYRTEPDLIEDIIKVVLQKLDHKYPNDFRGPFISNENYTNIESFLNINSKEVRIIGIWGMGGIGKTTLAAAIFHKVSSHYEGTCFLENVAEESKRHDLNYVCNKLLSQLLREDLHIDTLKVIPSIVTRKLKRKKVFIVLDDVNTSELLEKLVGVGREWLGSGSRIIVTTRDKHVLIREVVDKIHEVKKMNFQNSLELFSLNAFGKTYPEKGYEELSKRAMDYAKGIPLALKVLGSFLRSRSENEWHSALSKLKKSPNVKIQAVLRLSYAGLDDDEKNIFLDIACFLKGQSRDHVTKILNDCDFSADIGIRSLLDKALITTTYSNCIDMHDLIQEMGREVVREESVKFPGQRSRLWDPVEIYDVLTNNRGTAAVEGIWLDMTQITHINLSSKVFRKMPNLRLLTFKSHNGDSERINSVYLPKGLEFLPKNLRYLGWNGYPLESLPSRFFPEKLVELSMPYSNVEKLWQGVQNLPNLERIELCGSKHLVECPRLSHAPNLKYVSMRDCESLPHVDPSIFSLPKLEILNLSGCTSLESLSSNTWPQSLQVLFLAHSGLNELPPSILHIRNLHMFSFLINYGLADLPENFTDQISLSDSRKHECNAFFTLQKLMPSSGFQSVTRLAFYDCHNLCEIPDSISLLSSLKCLSFRYSAIISLPESFKYLPRLKLLEIGKCEMLRHIPALPRSIQLFYVWNCQSLQTVLSSSAESSKRPNCTFLVPNCIKLDEHSYDAILKDAIARIELGSKSLSAVVLENEEDASSDNEGTDFYFFKLARNGTICYCLPARSGKVRDWFHCNFTQSLVTIELPPNLLCFIFYMVVSQVQSCNIGCYGSIGCECYLETSWDERIKIPSFFVEENILSSLDPQFGFMADHIFLWYDAQCCKQIMEVIKERKAINDKSTTHPPKLTFKFFAQTEDNNEAVVIKECGFRWMFSLEERECKFKRSREIHEVEANVFRNQVKDSESNEQEETFPPTKKIKQGVFRTSNLEAEEKEDLRRLLEELRL